The Candidatus Nanohalovita haloferacivicina genome has a window encoding:
- a CDS encoding CDC48 family AAA ATPase yields MAEDNEVKLRVGEVPPNAQQDVGKGVIRIDSKIMEELGVREGDGVLVQGDRETAGVVARSYPADKGLGIARMDGYMRKNAGTSLGESVKVSPADVEEADKVVLAPAEEGVMMQVSNPNYFKRGLGGRILMKGDIVVPGSNRDMNPGLFDEFMGGASDNMRFGFGDLKLSVVNTKPQGAVKITDATEIEMKQQAVEPSQTEVSVPEVTYEDIGGLDEEVQKVREMIELPLKHPEVFQQLGISAPSGVLLHGPPGTGKTLLAKAVANEADATFLSIDGPEIMSKYYGESEKQLREKFEEAQEGAPAIIFIDEIDAIAPKRSDSGGEVERRVVSTLLSEMDGLEERENVIVIAATNRVDHIDPALRRGGRFDREIEIGVPNREGRKEVMQVHTRNMPMAEDVDLDEIADMTHGYVGADLEALCKEAAMSVIRGVLPEIDMDEEIPSEVLEKLVVDRDAMVEGMRMVEPSQMREVMVEVPKTSWDDIGGLNDTKERLREMVEWPQKYPERFERMGIDVPKGILLYGMPGTGKTMLAKAVANESDSNFISIKGPEIFSKYVGESEESVREIFKKARQVAPCILFIDEIDAIAPRRGGRSSDSGVGDRVVNQLLTELDGIEALEGVTVIAATNRPDMIDPAIMRTGRIDRSVEIPIPDMEARRKIFEVHTEDMPLADDVDLEKLAEEADTFVGSDIESVCREAGMNALRSDTESDKVTMADFEEAMNNTRPTATDENVDHYKQMTEKMRELETEEEIPDYYA; encoded by the coding sequence ATGGCAGAAGACAATGAAGTAAAACTACGGGTTGGCGAAGTCCCTCCAAACGCCCAGCAAGACGTGGGTAAAGGAGTGATCAGAATAGACAGCAAAATCATGGAAGAACTAGGAGTCAGAGAAGGAGACGGAGTACTAGTCCAGGGCGACAGAGAAACAGCAGGAGTAGTCGCCAGAAGCTACCCCGCGGACAAAGGCCTGGGAATAGCACGAATGGATGGCTACATGAGAAAAAACGCAGGCACAAGCCTTGGAGAAAGCGTAAAAGTCAGCCCAGCAGACGTAGAAGAAGCAGACAAAGTAGTACTAGCGCCAGCAGAAGAAGGAGTAATGATGCAAGTATCCAACCCAAACTACTTCAAAAGAGGACTAGGAGGCCGCATCCTCATGAAAGGCGACATCGTAGTGCCAGGATCGAACAGAGACATGAATCCAGGCCTCTTCGACGAATTCATGGGCGGAGCATCAGACAACATGAGGTTTGGATTCGGAGACCTCAAACTGTCAGTGGTAAACACCAAACCACAGGGAGCAGTTAAAATAACCGACGCAACGGAGATCGAAATGAAACAACAAGCTGTAGAACCAAGCCAGACAGAAGTAAGCGTGCCAGAAGTAACCTACGAAGACATAGGAGGCCTCGACGAAGAAGTACAGAAAGTAAGAGAAATGATCGAACTGCCTCTCAAACACCCAGAAGTATTCCAACAACTGGGAATAAGCGCACCAAGCGGAGTACTACTACACGGCCCACCAGGAACAGGAAAGACACTGCTGGCAAAGGCCGTAGCAAACGAGGCCGATGCAACATTCCTCTCAATCGACGGCCCAGAAATCATGTCCAAGTATTACGGAGAATCAGAGAAACAGCTCCGTGAAAAATTCGAGGAAGCACAGGAAGGAGCACCAGCAATAATCTTCATCGACGAAATCGACGCAATCGCACCAAAAAGAAGCGACTCCGGCGGAGAAGTAGAAAGAAGAGTAGTATCAACACTTCTCTCTGAAATGGACGGCCTCGAAGAAAGAGAAAACGTTATAGTTATCGCAGCAACCAACCGCGTAGATCACATTGATCCAGCTCTCCGTAGAGGAGGCCGTTTCGACAGAGAGATTGAGATAGGAGTTCCAAACCGTGAAGGCCGTAAAGAAGTCATGCAGGTCCACACACGCAACATGCCAATGGCAGAAGACGTTGATCTTGACGAAATCGCAGACATGACGCATGGATACGTAGGTGCAGACCTAGAAGCACTGTGCAAAGAAGCCGCTATGAGCGTTATACGAGGAGTACTACCCGAGATAGACATGGACGAGGAAATCCCGAGCGAAGTACTGGAGAAACTCGTCGTGGACAGAGACGCAATGGTCGAAGGAATGAGAATGGTCGAGCCAAGCCAGATGAGAGAAGTCATGGTCGAAGTACCGAAGACAAGCTGGGACGACATCGGAGGCCTCAACGACACAAAAGAAAGACTAAGAGAAATGGTTGAATGGCCTCAAAAATACCCTGAAAGATTCGAAAGAATGGGAATCGACGTACCAAAAGGAATCCTGCTATATGGAATGCCAGGAACAGGAAAAACAATGCTTGCAAAAGCCGTAGCAAACGAATCAGACTCAAACTTCATCTCAATCAAAGGCCCAGAGATCTTCTCCAAATATGTAGGAGAATCAGAAGAATCCGTCAGAGAAATCTTCAAGAAAGCCCGACAGGTAGCACCATGCATCCTCTTCATCGACGAAATCGACGCAATCGCGCCAAGAAGAGGAGGCCGCAGCTCAGACTCCGGAGTAGGAGACAGAGTAGTAAACCAGCTCCTAACAGAACTCGACGGAATCGAGGCCCTTGAAGGAGTAACAGTTATTGCAGCAACCAACAGACCTGACATGATCGATCCAGCAATCATGCGTACAGGAAGAATCGATCGCAGCGTTGAAATCCCAATCCCAGATATGGAGGCCCGAAGAAAGATTTTCGAAGTCCACACAGAGGACATGCCTCTCGCAGACGACGTAGACCTAGAAAAACTTGCAGAAGAAGCAGACACATTCGTAGGTAGCGATATAGAATCTGTATGCAGAGAGGCCGGAATGAACGCGCTAAGATCGGACACTGAAAGCGACAAAGTCACCATGGCAGACTTTGAAGAAGCAATGAATAACACAAGGCCAACAGCAACCGACGAAAACGTCGACCACTACAAGCAGATGACGGAGAAGATGAGAG
- the radB gene encoding DNA repair and recombination protein RadB: protein MKVERVSTQCESVDKLLNGGIEKGIITNFYGESGTGKTNVCIQIAATVAENGGKVVYIDTEGGFSPERFEQVAGEEALENILLRDPVDFTEQEEAIESIAEVVESEDVELVVVDSAVSLYRLQVNGENASEINQRLSRQLSELSKIARNNNIPVVITNQVYTSFDEEELELVGRDVPKYWSKALLKLTQKTNGTRKIKVSKHRSIPEGRSTQFEITNDGLSTPDNKGLF from the coding sequence GTGAAAGTTGAGAGAGTCTCCACTCAGTGTGAATCCGTCGACAAATTGTTGAACGGCGGAATAGAGAAAGGAATAATCACGAACTTCTACGGAGAATCAGGTACAGGCAAGACCAATGTCTGCATCCAGATAGCTGCCACAGTAGCGGAAAACGGCGGCAAAGTAGTATACATAGATACAGAAGGAGGATTTTCTCCTGAAAGATTTGAGCAGGTAGCTGGAGAAGAGGCCCTTGAAAATATTCTTCTTAGAGATCCTGTAGACTTTACAGAGCAGGAGGAGGCCATTGAATCTATCGCGGAGGTTGTGGAGTCTGAGGATGTTGAGCTTGTGGTTGTGGATTCTGCAGTTTCGCTTTACCGTTTGCAGGTGAATGGTGAGAACGCTTCAGAGATCAATCAGAGGCTTTCAAGGCAGCTTTCCGAGCTTTCGAAGATTGCCAGAAACAATAATATTCCTGTGGTGATCACAAACCAGGTGTACACAAGCTTCGATGAGGAGGAGCTTGAATTGGTGGGGAGAGATGTGCCGAAGTACTGGTCGAAGGCCTTGCTGAAGCTGACTCAGAAAACTAATGGTACACGCAAGATCAAGGTTTCCAAGCACAGGTCAATTCCAGAAGGTAGAAGCACACAGTTCGAAATTACGAACGATGGGCTTTCAACTCCTGACAATAAAGGCCTTTTCTGA
- the pheA gene encoding prephenate dehydratase, producing MVKVALLGPSGTYTHQAAEKYFDNLETEFCSTIRDVFESDADQKFVPIENSLGGGVTDTIDLLEERDEKITGEVILGIQHALISDEEEISDIEKVKSHPQALAQCKEIINEHGWETEETNSTADAVENLSEGEAALASEIAAELNEKNILKKSVQDRDVNVTRFLVLNGEPEAEDKTSLILKPGEDRPGLLHSMLSCFSGHEINLSHIQSRPTKEKLGEYFFYVEAETANGRLQKALQCLETYGEVQNLGSYRAAEMPE from the coding sequence ATGGTGAAGGTCGCACTTCTAGGCCCTTCAGGAACTTATACACATCAAGCAGCTGAAAAATACTTTGACAATCTTGAAACAGAGTTCTGCTCTACTATACGCGATGTTTTCGAGTCAGATGCTGATCAAAAGTTTGTGCCAATCGAGAACTCTCTAGGTGGCGGAGTAACTGATACAATTGATCTACTGGAGGAGCGTGATGAGAAGATTACTGGAGAAGTAATACTTGGAATCCAGCACGCCCTGATATCAGATGAAGAAGAAATCTCAGATATAGAAAAAGTGAAGTCCCATCCTCAGGCCCTCGCACAGTGCAAAGAAATAATTAACGAACATGGATGGGAAACAGAGGAAACCAATTCAACAGCTGATGCGGTTGAAAATCTTTCTGAGGGAGAGGCCGCACTGGCCTCGGAGATCGCAGCAGAACTGAACGAGAAGAATATTCTCAAGAAGTCAGTGCAGGACAGGGACGTGAATGTCACTCGTTTCCTTGTGCTTAATGGAGAGCCGGAGGCCGAGGACAAAACTTCGCTGATACTGAAACCTGGAGAAGACCGGCCGGGCCTACTTCACTCGATGCTGTCATGTTTTTCCGGCCATGAGATCAACCTGAGCCACATCCAGTCAAGGCCTACCAAGGAAAAGCTCGGAGAGTACTTTTTCTATGTCGAGGCGGAGACTGCTAACGGCCGACTTCAGAAGGCGTTGCAGTGTCTTGAGACGTATGGTGAGGTTCAAAATCTTGGAAGTTACAGAGCGGCAGAGATGCCGGAGTAG
- a CDS encoding pyridoxal phosphate-dependent aminotransferase, giving the protein MRERIQNINLSIRKISEKAAEQDDIVRFDIGQPSFDTPEHVKEAAREGLEEKQGYSPMLGIEELREAVAEEESVKKGLEVSSDEVMVTTGGMGALYAIMAARLGADDKAVFNDPCWGPYKMISEVSENQWSQVQYWNDERELREEAREEIADADLVIVNTPGNPTGYVLNEEQAREIAEVAEENDTFLVSDEVYHRLTYGREHYSPAAYAENAAIIGSASKNHAMTGWRIGWLVDSPENIEEYAKVSRASTACPPRISQYAAVEALQNDSHVDEMQEAYEERRDLLVERMNDLGWDFVAPEGAIYAFPEVGEDSWDFCMDMIEEGVAMVPGEPMGPDSDQNVRICFGSTTKEEIEKAFDRLENR; this is encoded by the coding sequence ATGCGAGAAAGAATACAGAACATCAATCTATCAATACGAAAAATTTCGGAAAAAGCAGCAGAACAGGACGACATAGTCAGATTCGATATAGGTCAACCCAGCTTTGACACGCCAGAACACGTTAAAGAAGCGGCAAGAGAAGGCCTTGAAGAGAAACAGGGATATTCTCCAATGCTTGGAATTGAAGAGCTGAGAGAAGCGGTTGCCGAGGAAGAATCAGTGAAGAAAGGCCTTGAAGTCTCTAGTGATGAGGTAATGGTTACTACTGGCGGAATGGGAGCACTGTACGCTATAATGGCTGCAAGATTAGGTGCTGATGATAAAGCTGTTTTCAACGATCCGTGCTGGGGGCCTTACAAGATGATTTCAGAGGTTTCCGAGAATCAGTGGAGCCAGGTTCAGTACTGGAACGATGAAAGAGAGCTCAGGGAAGAGGCCCGAGAAGAAATTGCAGATGCCGATCTTGTAATTGTCAATACTCCTGGAAATCCAACAGGGTATGTTCTCAATGAGGAACAGGCCCGAGAGATTGCTGAGGTCGCTGAAGAAAATGATACTTTCCTTGTATCAGATGAAGTTTATCACAGGTTGACCTATGGTCGTGAGCACTACTCTCCAGCGGCCTACGCAGAGAATGCAGCGATTATTGGTTCGGCATCAAAGAACCACGCGATGACTGGCTGGAGGATTGGATGGCTGGTTGATTCTCCTGAGAATATTGAAGAGTATGCAAAGGTTTCGCGGGCTTCAACGGCCTGTCCGCCAAGAATCTCTCAGTATGCAGCTGTAGAGGCCTTACAGAATGATTCTCATGTTGATGAGATGCAGGAGGCCTATGAGGAGAGAAGAGATCTTCTTGTCGAGAGAATGAATGATCTTGGATGGGATTTTGTAGCTCCAGAAGGCGCAATCTATGCTTTCCCGGAGGTTGGAGAGGATTCCTGGGATTTCTGCATGGATATGATTGAGGAAGGTGTTGCAATGGTTCCTGGCGAGCCGATGGGACCTGACAGCGATCAGAATGTTAGGATTTGCTTTGGATCCACAACCAAAGAGGAGATAGAGAAGGCCTTTGACAGGCTGGAGAACAGGTGA
- a CDS encoding prephenate dehydrogenase/arogenate dehydrogenase family protein yields the protein MIDRKIAIVGGTGKFGQHLAERMDDKNEIFISGKTVEDAEKVAEGRGWNYGPSTEIVEGADLVIVAVPIAVTEDVIHEIGPHVEDDALFCDITSVKQMPVEAMTEYSDEVLGMHPMYAPSNSISGQKVVMCPEKGKKWSMMEEFWEEHGADLHFTEPETHDKAMSLVQGLMHFSELVVADVIRKSELSGDDMEEFSSPVYQLITDLTARMLNQKPGLYGSIQAENPENGTVRDRFIESAEDIRDIIGDEEAFAGKFDELGEEFDLEGAQNRTDLVIEFLSEEVR from the coding sequence ATGATTGATAGAAAAATTGCGATTGTTGGCGGTACAGGGAAGTTTGGACAGCATCTTGCTGAAAGAATGGACGATAAAAACGAGATCTTTATCTCAGGGAAAACCGTTGAAGATGCTGAGAAAGTTGCAGAGGGTAGAGGCTGGAACTACGGCCCTAGCACCGAGATTGTAGAGGGTGCCGACCTCGTTATTGTTGCTGTGCCGATTGCGGTGACTGAAGATGTTATTCATGAGATAGGGCCTCATGTTGAGGATGATGCTCTTTTCTGTGATATTACGAGTGTGAAGCAGATGCCTGTTGAGGCCATGACGGAGTACTCCGATGAGGTTCTTGGAATGCATCCTATGTATGCGCCGAGTAATTCTATCAGTGGCCAGAAGGTTGTGATGTGTCCTGAAAAAGGTAAAAAGTGGAGTATGATGGAGGAGTTCTGGGAGGAGCACGGCGCTGATCTCCACTTCACTGAGCCTGAGACTCATGACAAGGCCATGTCTCTGGTACAGGGCCTGATGCATTTCTCTGAGCTAGTTGTTGCTGATGTTATCAGGAAGTCCGAGCTTTCCGGAGATGATATGGAGGAGTTTTCCTCTCCGGTGTATCAGTTGATTACTGATTTGACGGCCAGAATGCTGAATCAGAAGCCAGGTCTTTACGGTAGTATTCAGGCTGAAAACCCTGAGAATGGGACTGTCCGTGATAGGTTTATTGAGTCAGCTGAGGATATTAGAGATATTATTGGCGATGAAGAGGCCTTTGCTGGCAAGTTCGATGAGCTTGGAGAAGAGTTTGATCTTGAAGGAGCTCAGAACAGGACTGATCTGGTGATTGAGTTTCTTTCTGAGGAGGTCCGGTGA
- a CDS encoding chorismate mutase: MADLLEDARENIDEINHEIAELVSERMEEVVKVVEYKEENNMDVKDEGREEQVMQQFGDLFEERDLPRERGRQLGRLLIDTAVDAEREMMDK, encoded by the coding sequence ATGGCTGATTTGCTTGAAGACGCAAGAGAGAACATTGATGAGATAAACCATGAGATAGCTGAACTGGTATCCGAGAGAATGGAGGAAGTGGTCAAAGTCGTTGAATACAAGGAAGAGAACAACATGGATGTCAAGGATGAAGGTAGAGAGGAACAGGTTATGCAGCAGTTTGGCGATCTTTTCGAGGAGAGAGATCTTCCTCGTGAGAGAGGCCGTCAGTTAGGCCGTCTTTTGATTGATACTGCGGTCGATGCTGAAAGAGAGATGATGGATAAGTAG
- the topA gene encoding DNA topoisomerase I, with product MATTVMIGEKPKVASRIAQALGDYSIEENRGVKNYIIDKGTDQIIIAPAVGHIFNLEQISEGWDYPVFDVEWVPTFETDDSADYMKKYYNNLRDQIEKADEYINACDFDLEGSVIGANVIKQIADAPEDRIKRMKFSTLTASDLQEAYDNLEGYDKGMTEAGFTRHFLDFYYGVNVSRALMQAVRENDRYKTLSTGRVQGPALKVLADREREIMAFEPDPYWEIYLIHEEFEAQWEDDEDRIWNEDVAEGVFNRVKDATKTHVSNIKVNNYKHNPPIPFNLTGLQKEASSQFNINPKQTQAIAQTLYENGLISYPRTESQKLPAKIGYENILKKLKKQDKLEEPAKKVLEKDDDDRYPRQGKKKDDAHPAIYPTGEHPSGLSKREGQVYDLIAKRFCAVFGDAAKRQSLTLTLDVEGHEFKAKSKVTKERNWFDLYDPYVRVEEAELPGLEEGEVLDIEDFRLDEKETQPPRRYSQSGIVSELEKKNLGTKATRAQVVDRLYNRNYIEEDPIEVSDLGLTIVETLEEYSPTLLSEELTREFEENMQSIRNEEESREDVLSKAREELKETLEKFKENEAKIGAQLVDTIDSERKRRRTLGPCDKCEEEDREGGKLRIIKSNGSKFVGCSNYPDCENTYPLPNNGKISSLDKECETCGKPMIDVQRKKGRDYQMCIDPDCASKDDW from the coding sequence ATGGCAACAACAGTAATGATTGGTGAGAAACCGAAGGTAGCAAGCCGTATCGCCCAGGCCCTGGGAGATTACTCCATCGAAGAGAACCGTGGAGTCAAAAACTACATTATAGACAAGGGCACAGACCAGATAATAATTGCGCCAGCAGTAGGCCACATATTCAACCTTGAACAGATCAGCGAAGGATGGGACTACCCTGTATTCGATGTAGAATGGGTTCCAACATTTGAAACCGATGATTCCGCTGACTACATGAAAAAATACTACAACAACCTACGCGACCAGATCGAAAAGGCCGACGAATACATCAACGCATGCGACTTCGACCTTGAAGGATCTGTAATTGGAGCCAACGTAATAAAACAGATTGCTGACGCGCCAGAAGACAGAATCAAAAGAATGAAGTTCTCAACACTGACAGCAAGCGACCTACAAGAGGCCTACGACAATCTAGAAGGCTACGACAAAGGAATGACAGAGGCCGGATTCACAAGACACTTCCTGGACTTCTACTACGGTGTCAACGTTTCAAGAGCACTGATGCAGGCAGTAAGAGAAAACGACAGATACAAAACACTCTCAACAGGGCGTGTACAGGGCCCAGCACTGAAAGTTCTAGCAGACAGAGAACGCGAAATCATGGCCTTCGAGCCAGATCCTTACTGGGAAATCTACCTGATCCACGAAGAGTTCGAGGCCCAGTGGGAGGACGACGAAGACCGAATATGGAACGAGGACGTCGCTGAAGGAGTATTCAACAGAGTAAAAGACGCCACAAAGACACACGTATCAAATATCAAGGTCAATAACTACAAGCACAACCCTCCAATTCCTTTCAACCTAACAGGCCTTCAGAAAGAGGCCTCTTCACAGTTTAATATTAATCCTAAACAGACTCAGGCCATTGCACAGACTCTTTACGAGAACGGCCTGATTTCTTATCCGCGTACCGAGTCGCAGAAGCTTCCTGCCAAGATTGGATACGAAAATATTCTGAAGAAGCTCAAAAAGCAGGATAAACTGGAGGAACCCGCCAAAAAAGTGCTTGAAAAAGACGATGACGACAGATATCCTCGACAGGGTAAAAAGAAAGACGATGCACACCCTGCAATCTATCCTACAGGAGAACATCCTTCGGGCCTCTCCAAGAGAGAAGGTCAGGTCTACGATCTGATTGCCAAGCGCTTCTGCGCGGTATTCGGCGATGCAGCAAAGAGACAGTCACTGACACTGACACTTGATGTTGAAGGCCACGAATTCAAGGCCAAGTCAAAAGTCACCAAGGAAAGAAACTGGTTTGACCTCTACGATCCATACGTCAGAGTTGAAGAAGCAGAGCTTCCAGGCCTCGAAGAAGGAGAAGTTCTGGATATCGAGGACTTCAGACTTGACGAGAAAGAGACACAGCCACCAAGAAGATACTCCCAGTCAGGTATCGTATCCGAACTTGAGAAAAAGAATCTTGGTACAAAGGCCACGAGAGCACAGGTAGTTGACAGGCTCTACAACAGAAACTATATTGAAGAAGATCCAATCGAGGTATCAGATCTAGGCCTGACAATTGTCGAAACACTCGAAGAGTACTCTCCAACACTTCTCAGCGAAGAACTTACCCGAGAATTCGAGGAGAACATGCAGTCAATCAGAAATGAGGAGGAGTCACGAGAAGACGTTCTCTCAAAGGCCCGCGAAGAACTCAAGGAGACTCTGGAAAAATTCAAGGAGAACGAGGCCAAGATTGGTGCTCAGCTAGTAGATACTATTGATTCCGAGAGAAAGAGAAGGAGAACTCTCGGGCCTTGCGATAAATGTGAGGAAGAAGATCGCGAAGGCGGAAAACTCAGAATTATCAAGTCAAACGGCAGCAAGTTTGTGGGTTGCTCCAACTACCCTGACTGCGAAAACACATACCCGCTTCCGAACAACGGAAAGATTTCCAGTCTGGATAAAGAATGTGAGACATGTGGAAAGCCGATGATCGATGTTCAGAGAAAGAAAGGAAGGGACTACCAGATGTGTATAGATCCCGACTGCGCAAGCAAGGACGACTGGTAG
- the serS gene encoding serine--tRNA ligase: MISIEVFRDNPEDIKDAQRRRGKDPEKVDEVVELDKEWREKLQELESLQQERNEVGDRIAELKKEGEDASEKIERMQEVKQRISELEDKVDELKDERDEVRYQVGNLLADDVPEGEGEEDNPELRNWEPENGRKEDSELAADFLEEHDLLTAEKATEVGGERAYFLDPELLKLSQALINFSIDFLKERDFGVYQVPYMLEEKSIAAAVDLETFEDQLYQVNENGRYLIGTAEHALAAKYQGEVIEEDLPLKLGGYSTNFRREAGKHGKQTRGLWRVHQFEKVEQFAFCKPENHLDILQETLGNAEKIMKELGLPYRVVDICDGDISNKTFKQYDIEVWRPPLGEYGEVGSYGSCTDYQAREFDTKYREKGERKTPYTVYATGLVPQRIITAIIENNMTEKGVKIPEPLQDYMGGQEYLEV; the protein is encoded by the coding sequence ATGATCAGTATAGAAGTATTCCGCGATAATCCTGAGGACATCAAGGACGCGCAGAGAAGGCGTGGAAAGGACCCTGAAAAAGTAGATGAAGTAGTTGAACTCGACAAAGAATGGAGAGAAAAACTACAGGAACTTGAAAGCCTACAACAGGAAAGAAACGAAGTAGGAGACAGGATCGCGGAACTTAAAAAGGAAGGCGAGGATGCCTCCGAAAAAATAGAGCGTATGCAGGAAGTAAAACAGCGCATAAGCGAGCTAGAAGACAAAGTCGACGAACTAAAAGACGAACGCGATGAAGTAAGATATCAGGTCGGAAACCTTCTGGCCGACGACGTACCCGAAGGAGAAGGTGAGGAAGACAACCCAGAACTCAGAAACTGGGAACCGGAAAACGGCAGAAAAGAAGACTCCGAACTCGCAGCCGACTTCCTGGAAGAACACGACCTTCTAACAGCAGAAAAGGCCACAGAAGTAGGAGGAGAAAGAGCCTACTTCCTAGACCCGGAACTACTCAAACTAAGCCAGGCACTCATCAACTTCTCAATCGACTTCCTGAAAGAAAGAGACTTCGGAGTCTATCAGGTACCGTACATGCTGGAAGAAAAATCCATCGCAGCAGCTGTAGACCTGGAAACATTCGAAGACCAGCTCTACCAGGTAAACGAAAACGGAAGATACCTGATCGGAACAGCAGAACACGCACTGGCAGCAAAATACCAGGGAGAAGTAATAGAAGAAGACCTCCCCCTCAAACTAGGAGGATACTCCACAAACTTCAGAAGAGAGGCCGGAAAACACGGAAAACAGACCAGAGGCCTCTGGAGAGTCCACCAGTTCGAGAAAGTAGAACAGTTCGCATTCTGCAAACCAGAAAACCATCTCGACATTCTCCAAGAAACCCTTGGCAACGCAGAGAAAATCATGAAAGAGCTAGGCCTTCCATACAGAGTTGTCGACATCTGCGACGGCGACATCTCCAATAAGACCTTCAAACAGTACGATATCGAGGTCTGGAGGCCTCCTCTAGGAGAGTACGGAGAAGTCGGCAGCTACGGTAGCTGTACAGACTACCAGGCCCGAGAGTTCGACACCAAGTACCGAGAAAAAGGAGAAAGAAAGACTCCTTACACAGTCTACGCAACAGGCCTTGTGCCTCAGAGAATTATCACAGCAATTATTGAGAACAACATGACTGAGAAAGGAGTCAAGATCCCAGAACCTCTACAGGACTACATGGGCGGTCAGGAATATCTGGAAGTTTAG
- a CDS encoding methylated-DNA--[protein]-cysteine S-methyltransferase codes for MKITIYGRTLNVYEQLIEEPREEVNEQLNEYFNGDRETFDLEYDIPEGFVGDVLREIQKIDYGETKTYGDIAEEVDGIPVAVGQALSQNPLPLIIPCHRVVGKNSVGGYLGESNSDVKRKLLQLEK; via the coding sequence GTGAAGATCACTATCTACGGCCGTACCTTGAATGTGTACGAGCAGTTGATCGAGGAACCGCGGGAAGAAGTAAACGAGCAGCTTAACGAATACTTCAACGGCGACCGGGAAACATTTGACCTTGAATATGATATACCGGAAGGTTTCGTCGGAGATGTTCTACGAGAAATTCAGAAAATAGATTATGGAGAAACCAAGACCTACGGAGATATAGCTGAGGAAGTCGACGGAATACCTGTAGCCGTAGGTCAGGCCCTCTCCCAGAACCCTCTACCACTCATCATTCCATGCCACAGAGTAGTTGGAAAGAACTCAGTCGGAGGCTACCTCGGAGAATCAAACAGCGATGTAAAAAGAAAGCTTCTGCAATTAGAAAAATAG
- a CDS encoding tyrosine--tRNA ligase, translating to MDNEERKNLVLRNSEEIIQEEELEEILKEKDEPRAYVGYETSGPVHLGHWISVRKMLDIQKAGFQPVILWADLHTFLNKKGEEDWIEEMIDYWQATFEALGLDAEYVHGRDFQESDEYFHDLLTMTQKTTINRGERSMQHDLRDKDEVYISQIVYPLMQALDIVHLDLDLAVAGIEQRKIHMLAREQLPKLGYEKPTCLHWPLLSSLAGDGDKMSSSKKNTMFPLHADPERIRDVLEDAYCPQGEVEDNPIIQIANFFIFGADRELEIERKEEYGGDLHYENFEDMAEDFKSGELHPLDLKEAVAEEAVERLEPVRERFKEEPELLQPLEEIGHEKPEYLK from the coding sequence ATGGATAATGAAGAACGTAAGAATCTGGTACTCCGTAACTCGGAGGAAATAATCCAGGAAGAAGAGCTTGAAGAAATACTAAAGGAAAAAGACGAACCACGCGCATACGTAGGATACGAAACCTCAGGGCCTGTACACCTGGGCCACTGGATCTCAGTACGTAAAATGCTGGACATCCAGAAAGCAGGTTTCCAACCCGTAATCCTCTGGGCCGACCTACACACATTCCTCAACAAGAAAGGAGAGGAAGACTGGATCGAAGAAATGATCGACTACTGGCAGGCAACATTCGAAGCACTGGGCCTCGACGCAGAATACGTACACGGCAGAGACTTCCAGGAAAGCGACGAATACTTCCACGACCTACTGACAATGACACAGAAAACAACAATCAACCGTGGAGAAAGAAGCATGCAGCACGATCTCAGAGACAAAGACGAAGTCTACATCAGCCAGATCGTATACCCGCTGATGCAGGCCCTCGACATCGTCCACCTGGACCTCGACCTTGCAGTAGCAGGAATAGAACAGAGAAAAATCCACATGCTCGCAAGAGAACAACTACCAAAACTCGGATACGAAAAACCAACATGCCTACACTGGCCTCTACTATCTTCACTGGCAGGAGACGGAGACAAAATGTCTTCATCAAAGAAGAACACAATGTTCCCACTACACGCCGACCCAGAAAGAATCAGAGACGTACTGGAAGACGCATACTGCCCGCAGGGAGAAGTAGAGGACAACCCAATCATCCAGATCGCCAACTTCTTCATCTTCGGAGCAGACAGAGAACTTGAAATAGAGAGAAAAGAAGAATACGGAGGCGACCTCCACTACGAAAACTTCGAAGACATGGCTGAAGATTTCAAATCAGGAGAACTCCACCCACTGGACCTGAAAGAGGCCGTAGCAGAAGAAGCAGTAGAAAGACTCGAACCAGTAAGAGAAAGATTCAAAGAAGAACCAGAACTACTGCAGCCACTCGAAGAAATAGGCCACGAAAAACCAGAGTACCTCAAATAA